From one Lycium ferocissimum isolate CSIRO_LF1 chromosome 7, AGI_CSIRO_Lferr_CH_V1, whole genome shotgun sequence genomic stretch:
- the LOC132064817 gene encoding uncharacterized protein LOC132064817 translates to MVSKHHYTRVDTLELRDLICRKIGQQRAEKYFNELSRFFSSKLSKVDFDKSCIRTIGRENIHLHNRLLLSIVKNASLSKVPPPKPKKVDESLSIKVGNGYQRSCLQSLYGDAFPSSPRKTRSPVSRDRRLRDRPSPLGPLGKSPITCEEAAPRIQEQQSATELHSLGSRPPVEVASVEDGEEVEQFVGSPGIQSRSLVTAPLGISVNVGGARKTLHSGSVYNFSLETCQSHRELPDSRSLKSRLEQKLESEGLGISLDCANLLNNSLDAFLKRLIEPCIGLAGSRHTNEHIRRRNGQILPGWYGQFPGNHTKRQTKSSCVSMSDFRVAMEINPRILGGDWSTLLEKVCASASE, encoded by the coding sequence ATGGTGAGCAAGCACCATTATACTCGAGTTGATACATTAGAGCTGAGAGATCTGATATGTAGGAAGATTGGGCAGCAGAGAGCTGAAAAGTACTTCAATGAGCTTAGTAGATTTTTCAGTTCAAAGCTGAGCAAGGTTGACTTCGATAAGTCTTGCATTCGAACTATTGGGAGAGAGAATATCCACCTACATAATCGTCTCCTTCTCTCCATTGTGAAAAATGCCTCTTTGTCTAAGGTTCCTCCACCAAAACCTAAAAAGGTTGATGAATCTCTCAGCATCAAGGTCGGGAATGGTTACCAAAGAAGTTGTCTACAGTCGCTCTATGGTGATGCATTTCCCTCATCACCTCGCAAAACCAGGTCTCCAGTTAGTAGGGACAGAAGGTTGCGGGACCGTCCAAGTCCTCTTGGACCGCTTGGGAAGAGCCCTATAACTTGTGAAGAAGCAGCACCTAGGATACAAGAACAGCAAAGTGCCACGGAATTGCATTCTCTTGGTAGCAGACCTCCAGTTGAAGTTGCATCTGTAGAAGATGGGGAAGAAGTTGAACAATTTGTTGGAAGTCCAGGCATTCAAAGCAGAAGCCTCGTCACTGCCCCTCTCGGAATTTCTGTGAATGTTGGTGGTGCTCGGAAAACTCTCCATAGTGGATCTGTGTACAACTTTAGTCTGGAGACTTGTCAAAGCCATAGAGAATTGCCTGATAGTCGATCGTTAAAAAGCCGTTTGGAGCAGAAGTTAGAGTCAGAGGGGCTTGGCATATCATTGGACTGTGCTAACCTGCTAAATAATAGTTTAGATGCATTTTTGAAAAGGCTGATTGAACCTTGCATAGGACTGGCTGGCTCTCGACATACAAATGAACATATCAGACGTCGTAATGGCCAAATACTGCCTGGATGGTACGGGCAATTTCCTGGGAATCATACAAAAAGACAAACAAAATCCTCGTGTGTAAGTATGTCGGATTTCCGAGTGGCAATGGAGATAAATCCTCGTATACTTGGGGGAGATTGGTCCACGCTACTTGAGAAGGTCTGTGCGTCTGCTTCAGAATAA
- the LOC132062814 gene encoding extensin-1-like, which translates to MRSLGKLGQWPLLVAALAICLAASTVFADHSYGYTKPSPSYNSKKYYKSPSPSKYHVPSPYYKKPGKSAEYSPSHKYYKGPVLSKHNYYKSPSPVKYYKLPSPVVKYYKSPSPAKYYKAPTPSKHYYKSPIAKKYYKSPAPSKHYKKSPIAKKYYKSPTPSKHYKPLAPSKHYYKSPSPVKYYKSPSPVKYYKSPAPAKYHKSPTPSKHYYKSPSPVKYYKSPAPAKYYKPPTPSKHYYKSPSPVKYYKSPSPVKYYKSPAPSKHYYKSPTPSEHYYKSPSPIKYYKSPAPSQHYYKSPTPSKHYYKSPAPAKYYNSPPPTNYYKSPVYYKSPPPPAYYVKSPPPPPKYYEKSPTYYKSPPPPPKYQSPSYYKSPPPPPPKYYEQSPTYYKSPPPPYYKSPPPPPKTYEQAPSYYSSPPLTKYEQSATYASPPPPTKYEQSATYASPPLPTKYEQSLTYASPPPPTNYALPPPRTKYEQSGTYASPPPPTNYASPPPPTKYKQSATYVSPLPPSPSPPPTYY; encoded by the coding sequence ATGAGAAGCTTAGGGAAGCTGGGGCAATGGCCCCTACTTGTAGCTGCTTTGGCAATTTGCTTAGCAGCCAGCACTGTTTTTGCTGATCACTCCTATGGGTATACTAAACCCTCACCTTCTTACAACTCTAAGAAGTACTACAAATCGCCATCTCCGTCTAAGTATCATGTACCTTCTCCTTACTACAAAAAACCGGGAAAATCTGCTGAATATTCTCCATCACACAAATATTACAAAGGACCTGTTCTTTCGAAGCACAACTATTACAAGTCGCCATCGCCagtaaaatattataaattaccCTCACCAGTagtaaaatattataaatcaccCTCACCAGCAAAATATTACAAGGCGCCTACTCCTTCAAAGCATTACTACAAGTCACCAATTGCAAAGAAGTATTACAAGTCACCTGCTCCTTCAAAGCATTACAAGAAGTCGCCAATTGCAAAGAAGTATTATAAGTCACCTACTCCTTCAAAGCATTACAAGCCTCTTGCTCCATCAAAGCACTACTACAAGTCACCATCGCCGGTAAAGTACTACAAGTCACCATCGCCGGTAAAGTACTACAAGTCACCTGCTCCTGCAAAGTATCACAAGTCGCCAACTCCTTCAAAGCACTACTACAAGTCACCATCGCCGGTAAAATACTACAAGTCACCTGCTCCTGCAAAGTATTACAAGCCGCCAACTCCTTCAAAGCACTACTACAAGTCACCATCGCCAGTAAAGTACTACAAGTCGCCATCGCCGGTAAAGTACTACAAGTCACCTGCTCCTTCAAAGCATTACTACAAGTCACCAACTCCTTCAGAGCATTACTACAAGTCGCCATCGCCGATAAAGTACTACAAATCACCTGCTCCTTCACAGCACTACTACAAGTCACCAACTCCATCAAAGCACTACTACAAGTCGCCCGCTCCTGCTAAATACTACAACTCACCGCCACCAACAAATTATTACAAGTCACCAGTTTACTACAAGTCTCCACCACCACCGGCTTATTATGTAAAATCACCTCCACCCCCTCCGAAATACTACGAGAAATCACCTACATACTACAAGTCACCTCCGCCTCCTCCAAAATACCAATCACCTTCTTATTACAAGTCACCTCCACCTCCACCACCAAAATATTATGAGCAATCACCAACTTATTATAAGTCTCCACCTCCACCTTACTATAAATCTCCACCACCTCCACCAAAGACCTATGAACAAGCACCGTCATACTATTCATCTCCACCACTTACAAAGTACGAGCAATCTGCCACCTATGCCTCACCTCCACCACCTACGAAGTACGAGCAATCTGCCACCTATGCATCACCTCCACTACCTACCAAGTACGAGCAATCACTCACCTATGCTTCACCTCCACCACCAACCAACTATGCCTTACCTCCACCACGTACGAAGTACGAGCAATCTGGCACCTATGCATCACCTCCACCACCAACCAACTATGCCTCACCTCCACCACCTACGAAGTACAAGCAATCTGCCACCTATGTTTCACCTCTACCTCCATCACCATCTCCCCCACCAACCTACTACTAA
- the LOC132064818 gene encoding uncharacterized protein LOC132064818 isoform X2, producing MCAFFLRNGSKAHHLWRRPSIAPLNIKNRVSSSASKVGFVGWYLEKLNTRPILTKSITCGLILTAADFSSQTIAGSLMEQYDLRRTLRMAGFGALIVGPSLHFWFNFLSRRLPKRDVISTFKKIVLGQTVYGPAVNSIFFSMNAAAQGESSSEIVARLKRDLVPTVVNGLMYWPICDFITFKFAPVHLQPLVSNTFSYVWNVYLTYMASQEKVSTT from the exons ATGTGTGCTTTTTTTCTCAGGAATGGCTCTAAAGCCCACCATTTATGGAGAAGACCTTCCATTGCACCTTTGAATATCAAGAACC GGGTATCTTCGTCTGCTTCAAAAGTTGGGTTCGTTGGTTGGTACTTAGAAAAACTCAACACTCGACCCATTCTCACAAAAAGTATCACTTGTGGCCTTATTCTCACTGCAGCTGATTTTTCCTCACAG ACAATTGCTGGGTCATTGATGGAGCAGTATGATCTCAGACGAACATTGCGGATGGCTGGTTTTGGAGCATTAATTGTTGGACCTTCACTTCATTTCTGGTTCAATTTTCTGTCAAGGCGCCTTCCAAAGCGTGATGTTATctcaacatttaaaaaaatagttttgggaCAGACAGTTTATGGCCCTGCAGTTAACTCTATTTTCTTCTCCATGAATGCTGCAGCACAAG GTGAAAGTAGTTCAGAGATTGTTGCCCGACTCAAGCGTGACTTGGTTCCCACAGTTGTCAATGGTCTTATGTACTGGCCAATATGTGATTTCATTACATTCAAGTTTGCTCCTGTTCATTTACAG CCGCTTGTGAGCAACACATTTTCGTACGTATGGAATGTGTACCTGACCTACATGGCAAGCCAAGAAAAAGTCTCTACGACGTGA
- the LOC132064818 gene encoding uncharacterized protein LOC132064818 isoform X1, with protein MCAFFLRNGSKAHHLWRRPSIAPLNIKNRIVHQQLQHSKVYSRLPQSFYRKTKELELSSPSFLAFFSGVSSSASKVGFVGWYLEKLNTRPILTKSITCGLILTAADFSSQTIAGSLMEQYDLRRTLRMAGFGALIVGPSLHFWFNFLSRRLPKRDVISTFKKIVLGQTVYGPAVNSIFFSMNAAAQGESSSEIVARLKRDLVPTVVNGLMYWPICDFITFKFAPVHLQPLVSNTFSYVWNVYLTYMASQEKVSTT; from the exons ATGTGTGCTTTTTTTCTCAGGAATGGCTCTAAAGCCCACCATTTATGGAGAAGACCTTCCATTGCACCTTTGAATATCAAGAACCGTATTGTTCATCAGCAACTTCAACATTCTAAAGTTTATTCAAGATTACCTCAATCTTTTTACAGGAAAACCAAGGAACTAGAGTTGTCAAGTCCAAGTTTCTTGGCTTTCTTTTCAGGGGTATCTTCGTCTGCTTCAAAAGTTGGGTTCGTTGGTTGGTACTTAGAAAAACTCAACACTCGACCCATTCTCACAAAAAGTATCACTTGTGGCCTTATTCTCACTGCAGCTGATTTTTCCTCACAG ACAATTGCTGGGTCATTGATGGAGCAGTATGATCTCAGACGAACATTGCGGATGGCTGGTTTTGGAGCATTAATTGTTGGACCTTCACTTCATTTCTGGTTCAATTTTCTGTCAAGGCGCCTTCCAAAGCGTGATGTTATctcaacatttaaaaaaatagttttgggaCAGACAGTTTATGGCCCTGCAGTTAACTCTATTTTCTTCTCCATGAATGCTGCAGCACAAG GTGAAAGTAGTTCAGAGATTGTTGCCCGACTCAAGCGTGACTTGGTTCCCACAGTTGTCAATGGTCTTATGTACTGGCCAATATGTGATTTCATTACATTCAAGTTTGCTCCTGTTCATTTACAG CCGCTTGTGAGCAACACATTTTCGTACGTATGGAATGTGTACCTGACCTACATGGCAAGCCAAGAAAAAGTCTCTACGACGTGA
- the LOC132064819 gene encoding leucine-rich repeat protein 1-like, translating into MYLLSLACFLTSHSPFSPFSLSMAFPASFLFFFNIILSISPSFSTNSEGNALHALRSRLSDPKNVLQSWDPTLVNPCTWFHVTCDSDNNLVIRLDLGNTNISGTLGPELGELKNLQYLELYSNNIEGKIPKELGNLENLISMDLYGNKFEGNIPKSFAKLKSLRFLRLNDNKLTGSIPRELTKLPNLKVFDVSNNDLCGTIPVDGPFGSFPMEGFAHNRLNGPELKGLVPYDFGCK; encoded by the exons ATGTACTTGCTTTCTTTGGCCTGTTTCTTGACTTCTcactctccattttccccattCTCTCTCTCAATGGCTTTTCCTGCctcatttctcttctttttcaacATTATTCTCTCTATTTCTCCTTCCTTCTCCACAAATTCTGAAG GGAATGCTTTGCATGCTTTGAGAAGCAGATTGTCAGACCCAAAAAATGTTTTACAGAGCTGGGATCCTACACTTGTGAATCCTTGTACCTGGTTCCATGTTACCTGTGACTCTGATAATAATCTTGTTATTCGCCT GGATTTGGGCAATACTAATATTTCTGGAACTTTAGGACCAGAGCTTGGTGAACTCAAGAATCTACAATACCt GGAACTTTATAGTAATAACATAGAAGGGAAAATCCCAAAGGAATTGGGTAATTTGGAAAACCTTATTAGCATGGACCTATATGGCAACAAATTTGAAGGCAACATTCCCAAGTCTTTTGCTAAATTAAAGTCTCTTAGATTTTT GCGGTTAAATGACAATAAACTAACTGGTTCCATTCCAAGGGAACTCACGAAACTCCCCAACCTTAAAGTATT TGATGTTTCTAATAATGATCTTTGTGGAACAATCCCCGTTGATGGCCCCTTTGGAAGCTTCCCTATGGAAGG TTTTGCACACAACAGACTCAATGGACCTGAGCTGAAAGGACTAGTGCCCTATGACTTTGGATGCAAATAG